CTGTTTTAAAGATCTGATGCAGATGGGTCCAAGTGTTAGCTAATGCTTATTAATTCTGAGTCTTGACgacatggttttaaaaatcacCCTTATTATGCTTCATGCTCCTCTGTATGCAGAAAGCTCCTACCCAGGCCTTGCTGCTCTCCATGCAGACACCAGCATGCTGAGCTGCTGCTTGTTTCCTTGGCTGTCCCCAGAGTGGGCCCCTGGGACCACTTTGCCCTGGACAGTGGCAGCCCCTTGTCAGGATGGAACACCCACCAGGGCTGGAGTTCGACTGGATGAGCAGCAGGAGATCTGGTTTCAATCTAAGCTCTGTGGCCTCCTACCcccgtgcctcagtctccctacaTGTACTAACAGGGTTTTCCATGACATGGACTCAAGGATCCTTCCAGATCCGAGGCTGTCTGGGGACCCCTTACCTGGGGCTGTAGGGAGGTGATAGGCAGGATCAGGGACTCTTCTGTGGCAGGTGCTGCCTCAAAGGTGGTGAGGAAGAACATGGTGGGGGCCAGGCTGGTGGAGGATTCCTCCACAGCTGCGTCCAGTGCCTGGGCTTCAGAGAGCTCCGCCTTCTTCATCAGGGAGCTGGGACCTCGGACCAAGGCTCGGCCTGAGACACAGGGTAGGGAGCACAGGGGCTGTATCTGCTTGCCACCTCGTGGCGGTCTATAGTAGAAGCCACGTTTTATGCTACAAACTAGGAGGTAGCAGGGACCATGCGACAAGCCCTTGGTTCAGCCCCCATCCCTGCATCCTGCCCTTCTTGAGAGGTAGGGGGAGGGGAACTTGGAGGAAAATGTCTTGGAAGAACTTGCAGTGTCGCTGGGAAGACAGCGCAAGGATTCTCCCTGTAAAGCAACATTCCAGCAAGTGCAAGTCCAGGTTGGCTGGGCGCAGCCAGATATGTAAGCGAAACAAATGGGAACTAGTAGGATTAACcatggaaggcttcctggaggaggtgaagtTTGAGTGGGGAGAAATGTCATGAGGCTGAGAATCATTGCAGTGGCATTTCAGGAAGCTGGGAGGTGGGAATCACTGCTTACTACACACAAGTGAGAGTATCCTGTGTGGTGATAATTAGTCATCACCTCCCTAatggagcacctgctgtgtgctgggTACCAGATGAGCTGCATCACAAGCATTATTTTATCTAACTGCTGCAAGAGCTCTGGGAAGTGGGTGCTCCTTCAGTCTTACCTACAgggaaggaaactgaagcacagagaggttaggtgacttgcccaaggatgCACAGCTCATGAGTAGTCGGGCCTGGATTCAATTCCagcagggctggagtgcaggggctcaatcttgactcactacaacctccagggttcaagtgattctcccacctcagcctcctgagtaactgggattacagacatgtgccaccacacctggcttatttttgtatttttggtagagatggggtttctccatgtttcccaggtggctctcaaactcctgatctcaagtgatccacttgcctcagcctcccaaagtgctgggattacaggtgtgagccaccacgcctggcccgacCTAAGGTTTCACAGCCAGTCGTCAGCAGAACAGGGCCTACCCCGCAAACCTTCTCCATTCCCCGCCTCCTCCTCTCCATGTCAACTCTCTCAGGAGGCCCGGCTGCAGCCCTGGAGCTGGGGGAGCAGGAGCCTAGCAGGACAGGTCTGCACCCCACACGTGCCCTCTAGCTGTCCTCAAGGGTGCCAGCATCCTCCCCCGAAAGCTGACACAGGTGACCCCAGGAGTGGGAGGCTGAAAGTCAAAGCCAGGGGACACTGACTGGCCTCTGCCCACTTGGGGGGTTCTCAGGCCTCGCAGGGAAGCCAGCCTCAGCTGTTTGCATAAGAGGTGTTGAGGCTCCATTGCCTTCCTGCCAAAGAACCCCGCCACCACCACTGCGTTTGTGGCACTCGGCATGCCCCTAGAGGCAGTCTGGTCACACAGAGAGCTTAGAAGCTGAGTTCCCTGGCTTAGGGCCAGGCAAGGCTGGGAGGAGCCACCTGACTGGAGCTGCCAGGATATGTCTGCTCTGAGACTGAATGGGCACCGGGAGGGGGAAGCCTGGGCCAGCAGGGGGCTAGCTAGCTCCCGGGGGATGTGGAGGAAATGTGCAGGAAGGTGGGAAGGGCTAGGAGCGCACTGAGACAAACAGGGCAGAGACAGGAGCAGTAGGCAAGTGATGCCTCTCCTGGAGGCACCTGCATCCAGGTTGGAGGACACTGATTTGGCCTCAGCAGGGGGCTGGGATTAACCAGAACAATGACCGCTCGTGGCCCGGCCAGCTGAGCCCCAAGTGTCCCACTAACCAAGTCTCTGCAACGACACTGAGGGTAGATGGGACCAGTCTCTTCGCTTTACAGAGGGGAAAACCGAGGTACAGAAAGAgaacttgcccagggccacacccTAGTAAGTGGTGGAGGCAGGACCTGATCTCAGGCAGACCTGGCTTCAGAGTCTAGGCTCTTAGCCCCTACCCGATGCTTCAGAGTCGAGTAAGGAATGTGCTTGGAGAGCACTGAACTGTTGCTCCATCTCTACTCAGAACTTACAGTAGGAGAAATTGAGGCAGAACTTCCTGATTCAGGAGGATGATCTGTTGATAAGACAGATTCTATTGCAATACATCCCTCTCCTCTTCCCATGCCCCAGCCCTAggcctctccccacctccacccgtTACCAGGTCCCTCTGAGACCCCTCCTCTCCTCTGGATATTCTTCCAGGGACCTCACAGCCCTGATCCGTCCCTGCATCCTGTCCTGCTCCCGTCAGTCCATGGCAGGAATTCCCCCATCCCCGCCCCTCGCAGCTCTCCAGCTACCTCGGTGCAGCCTCAGCCTGTCCCTGCGTCTCTTGTGCTCCCTGCTGCGTTTCCTGGCCCTCTCCCAACCTGGAGGTCGGTTCTCCTTCTCAGGGTAGGGCACTGCCAACCCCAGAAGCAGGTCCTTGTCCTGCAGCAGGCCTGCAGGACTCTGCTCAGGCAGCGGCCCTTCCGCCTCTGGCAGCCTGGAGGCCTGCCTGGTGGCAGTGACCACAGCCCCATCCTGGGCGTGGCCGGGCAGGCCTGGGCCCCATTCCTTCTTGCCTGGGCCCCGCCGGCGGTGGTGGCTGGCCTGAGGTGTCCACAGCGCTGGGCCTGGGAGGTCGATGTGATTCTCAGGGAGGTTCCGAGCAGGGGTCCCAGGTGCAAGGGCGCCTGCCAGGCTCAGCTCCAAGGGCAACAGGAGGATGAGGAACAGCATGGGGGCGGTGTGGATGGCAGGTCCAGCCATTGGCTCCTCCCTGCAAGAAAAGCAACACCATGAATTTGCAGCCCCAGGCCCCTCCTCTGCTGCCCCCCACTCAGATGATTAAAGCCCAGTTTTTCTCAACAGCCACAGAGGGGGATTTAGACCccggagacatttggcaatgcctggagacatATTTTAGTTGTCAAAACTGGGGAGTGCTACTGGCATGTAGAGGTTGGAGCCCCGGGATGCTGCTAAACGCCcgacaatgcacaggacagccccctgAAACTGAGATTCATCCGGCCCAGAAAAACaacagtgctgaggctgagaaccCCCGGCTTAAATCATTTCAGCAGCATTCAAGTTCCAGAGTAGTCCAGAATTCCTTTCTCTGCACAAACCTCTGCCCCTTACCAAGTCCCCCAGAAGG
The genomic region above belongs to Piliocolobus tephrosceles isolate RC106 chromosome 1, ASM277652v3, whole genome shotgun sequence and contains:
- the DRAXIN gene encoding draxin, giving the protein MAGPAIHTAPMLFLILLLPLELSLAGALAPGTPARNLPENHIDLPGPALWTPQASHHRRRGPGKKEWGPGLPGHAQDGAVVTATRQASRLPEAEGPLPEQSPAGLLQDKDLLLGLAVPYPEKENRPPGWERARKRSREHKRRRDRLRLHRGRALVRGPSSLMKKAELSEAQALDAAVEESSTSLAPTMFFLTTFEAAPATEESLILPITSLQPQQAQPRPDGEVMPTLDMALFDWTDYEDLKPDGWPSAKKKEKHRGRLSSDGNETSPAEGEPCDHHQDCLPGTCCDLREHLCTPHNRGLNNKCFDDCMCVEGLRCYAKFHRNRRVTRRKGRCVEPETANGDQGSFINV